A single window of Nicotiana tomentosiformis chromosome 1, ASM39032v3, whole genome shotgun sequence DNA harbors:
- the LOC104096568 gene encoding F-box protein PP2-B15 isoform X1 yields the protein MADESEIMKLDLLPEDCIVQLLSFTSPYDVCHASLVSTMVRDAAISDLLWEKFLPSDYRQIISRLVLPINFASKKELFLKLFSPLLIDGGRKTFSIDRISSKKCYMLSARELSIAWSTNPLYWCWKPLLHSRFPEGVELIMVCWLEIKGKINTRMLSPRTTYGAYLIVNLAGRAFGLDSLPSEISVKVGGDHESKGIVLIRRNYTNSRKQELERVLMRHRAETLRSRVDNRGGTERALSDRGDGWLEIELGEFYSDGVNDKEVTMCLREVKGEHLKGGLIVEGRRLKSLIRKRETKCYETEQRLPCCSIITQATGSFRFLYKSLILELRYIKFPIVRTEAALLLNIHAGNGKF from the exons ATGGCAGATGAAAGTGAGATAATGAAGCTCGACCTCTTGCCGGAAGATTGTATCGTTCAACTTCTCTCCTTCACATCTCCTTATGATGTTTGTCACGCGTCGTTGGTCTCGACTATGGTTCGTGATGCAGCCATATCAGACTTGTTGTGGGAGAAATTCTTGCCATCTGATTATCGACAAATCATCTCAAGATTAGTGTTACCAATTAATTTTGCATCAAAGAAAGAGTTGTTTCTCAAGCTCTTTAGCCCTCTTCTCATCGATGGTGGTCGCAAG ACCTTTTCAATTGATAGAATATCAAGTAAAAAGTGTTATATGTTGAGTGCAAGGGAGCTATCAATTGCTTGGTCCACCAATCCCCTCTACTGGTGCTGGAAACCCCTTCTTCACTCAAG ATTTCCAGAAGGTGTGGAGCTTATAATGGTATGTTGGCTAGAAATTAAAGGAAAGATAAATACTCGAATGTTGTCTCCGCGTACAACATATGGAGCTTACCTCATTGTCAACCTGGCTGGTCGTGCTTTCGGCTTAGACTCCTTACCATCTGAGATATCTGTCAAAGTAGGAGGAGACCATGAATCCAAAGGAATTGTTTTAATACGTCGTAACTATACTAACAGTAGAAAACAAGAATTGGAAAGGGTTCTAATGAGACACAGGGCTGAGACATTGAGATCAAGAGTTGATAATAGAGGAGGGACAGAGCGTGCTTTAAGTGACAGAGGAGATGGATGGTTGGAGATTGAATTGGGTGAATTTTATAGTGATGGAGTCAATGATAAAGAAGTAACAATGTGCCTTAGAGAGGTCAAAGGTGAGCACCTCAAAGGAGGGCTTATTGTTGAAG GCAGAAGGCTAAAAAGCCTTATACGAAAAAGAGAAACAAAATGCTACGAAACAGAGCAGAGGCTGCCTTGCTGCTCAATAATCACGCAGGCAACGGGAAGTTTTAGGTTTCTTTACAAATCACTAATTCTTGAGCTCAG GTATATAAAATTCCCTATTGTCAGAACAGAGGCCGCCTTGTTGCTTAATATACACGCAGGCAACGGGAAGTTCTAG
- the LOC104096568 gene encoding F-box protein PP2-B15 isoform X2 — MADESEIMKLDLLPEDCIVQLLSFTSPYDVCHASLVSTMVRDAAISDLLWEKFLPSDYRQIISRLVLPINFASKKELFLKLFSPLLIDGGRKTFSIDRISSKKCYMLSARELSIAWSTNPLYWCWKPLLHSRFPEGVELIMVCWLEIKGKINTRMLSPRTTYGAYLIVNLAGRAFGLDSLPSEISVKVGGDHESKGIVLIRRNYTNSRKQELERVLMRHRAETLRSRVDNRGGTERALSDRGDGWLEIELGEFYSDGVNDKEVTMCLREVKGEHLKGGLIVEEG; from the exons ATGGCAGATGAAAGTGAGATAATGAAGCTCGACCTCTTGCCGGAAGATTGTATCGTTCAACTTCTCTCCTTCACATCTCCTTATGATGTTTGTCACGCGTCGTTGGTCTCGACTATGGTTCGTGATGCAGCCATATCAGACTTGTTGTGGGAGAAATTCTTGCCATCTGATTATCGACAAATCATCTCAAGATTAGTGTTACCAATTAATTTTGCATCAAAGAAAGAGTTGTTTCTCAAGCTCTTTAGCCCTCTTCTCATCGATGGTGGTCGCAAG ACCTTTTCAATTGATAGAATATCAAGTAAAAAGTGTTATATGTTGAGTGCAAGGGAGCTATCAATTGCTTGGTCCACCAATCCCCTCTACTGGTGCTGGAAACCCCTTCTTCACTCAAG ATTTCCAGAAGGTGTGGAGCTTATAATGGTATGTTGGCTAGAAATTAAAGGAAAGATAAATACTCGAATGTTGTCTCCGCGTACAACATATGGAGCTTACCTCATTGTCAACCTGGCTGGTCGTGCTTTCGGCTTAGACTCCTTACCATCTGAGATATCTGTCAAAGTAGGAGGAGACCATGAATCCAAAGGAATTGTTTTAATACGTCGTAACTATACTAACAGTAGAAAACAAGAATTGGAAAGGGTTCTAATGAGACACAGGGCTGAGACATTGAGATCAAGAGTTGATAATAGAGGAGGGACAGAGCGTGCTTTAAGTGACAGAGGAGATGGATGGTTGGAGATTGAATTGGGTGAATTTTATAGTGATGGAGTCAATGATAAAGAAGTAACAATGTGCCTTAGAGAGGTCAAAGGTGAGCACCTCAAAGGAGGGCTTATTGTTGAAG AAGGCTAA